One genomic region from Knoellia sp. p5-6-4 encodes:
- a CDS encoding ABC transporter ATP-binding protein, whose amino-acid sequence MLREGDPARGIEVDGVRRAFGDVLAVDDISLTARPGEVTALIGPNGAGKTTLLLMLATLLVPDRGSIRIDGHDPVTAPAEVRARVGWMPDGFGTWDSLTVREVLETIAAAYRIPAPQARARVEELLHTVHLADLADRRARVLSRGQKQRLGLARALVNDPTVLLLDEPASGLDPRSRIELRDVLRSLAAEGRTVLVSSHILTELQEVADRAVIVARGRSVETQRLDGDALNATLTGWRIDSLDPDLLSGFLSQHRVPAQPVHGGMLEVEVAGEESAARLLTDLIGAGVRVTAFTPTRGALESAYLAATEDRQ is encoded by the coding sequence ATGCTGCGCGAGGGGGACCCTGCGAGGGGGATCGAGGTCGACGGCGTGCGCCGCGCCTTCGGCGACGTCCTCGCCGTCGACGACATCAGCCTCACGGCCCGACCGGGTGAGGTGACCGCGCTGATCGGGCCCAACGGCGCCGGCAAGACCACGCTGCTGCTCATGCTGGCGACGCTGCTCGTGCCCGACCGGGGCAGCATCCGCATCGACGGGCACGACCCGGTCACCGCCCCGGCCGAGGTCCGGGCACGGGTCGGCTGGATGCCCGACGGCTTCGGCACCTGGGACTCGCTGACGGTGCGCGAGGTGCTCGAGACCATCGCCGCGGCATACCGGATCCCGGCGCCGCAGGCGCGGGCCCGGGTCGAGGAGCTGCTGCACACCGTGCACCTGGCCGACCTCGCCGACCGACGCGCCCGGGTGCTCTCCCGCGGGCAGAAGCAGCGCCTGGGCCTGGCCCGGGCCCTGGTCAACGACCCCACCGTGCTGCTCCTCGACGAGCCCGCCTCGGGCCTGGACCCGCGCAGCCGCATCGAGCTGCGTGACGTCCTCCGCTCGCTGGCTGCCGAGGGCCGCACCGTGCTGGTCTCCAGCCACATCCTGACCGAGCTGCAGGAGGTGGCCGACCGCGCCGTCATCGTGGCGCGAGGCCGCAGCGTCGAGACCCAGCGCCTCGACGGGGATGCCCTGAATGCCACGCTGACCGGCTGGCGCATCGACTCGCTCGACCCCGACCTGCTCTCCGGCTTCCTGAGCCAGCACCGCGTGCCGGCACAGCCCGTCCACGGCGGGATGCTCGAGGTGGAGGTCGCCGGCGAGGAGAGCGCCGCCCGCCTCCTGACCGACCTCATCGGCGCGGGGGTGCGGGTGACGGCCTTCACCCCGACCCGCGGGGCGCTCGAGTCCGCCTACCTCGCAGCGACGGAGGACCGACAGTGA
- a CDS encoding ABC transporter permease subunit has protein sequence MSWHGVTTVARLELRQRTRASKWVVVLGIWFAVIGLVSTLSHLALNDPDAQSGAAMYDVVIFFVLGLGMLVVPSLTATSINGDREHGVLATLQTTLLTSADLVLGKLLASWVICGAFLVTALPFLVWAWIEGGVPVGRILLSLVVLMLVLAVVCALGLMFSTLTARPVGSAVLTYLALGALVFGTVISFGLSAFLVSDQETVRVYGIPEEFHESNIEAPPLDEYGNPVPGTERVPTRADCVEHDQTREVTHTERIWWLLPLNPFVVVADAAPSDPPRNQDMGMGFTPMRWISEGSRAARVGETGAVRQECWVDMDAGEPIDPTEAAAKGAAVWPFGLLFLLLAGGGATTVAERRLRTPIRRLPNGTRIA, from the coding sequence GTGAGCTGGCACGGAGTCACCACGGTTGCCCGCCTGGAGCTGCGCCAGCGCACCCGGGCCTCGAAGTGGGTCGTCGTGCTCGGGATCTGGTTCGCGGTCATCGGCCTGGTCAGCACGCTGAGCCACCTCGCGCTCAACGACCCCGACGCCCAGTCGGGTGCGGCGATGTACGACGTCGTCATCTTCTTCGTCCTCGGCCTGGGCATGCTCGTGGTGCCGTCGCTGACCGCCACGTCGATCAACGGCGACCGGGAGCACGGTGTGCTGGCCACGCTGCAGACGACGCTGCTGACGTCCGCCGACCTGGTGCTGGGCAAGCTCCTGGCCTCGTGGGTCATCTGCGGCGCCTTCCTCGTGACCGCGCTCCCGTTCCTGGTGTGGGCCTGGATCGAGGGCGGGGTCCCCGTCGGGCGCATCCTGCTCTCGCTCGTGGTGCTCATGCTCGTGCTGGCCGTCGTGTGCGCCCTCGGGCTGATGTTCTCGACCCTGACGGCCCGACCGGTCGGCTCGGCCGTGCTGACCTACCTGGCCCTCGGCGCCCTCGTCTTCGGCACCGTGATCAGCTTCGGCCTCTCGGCGTTCCTCGTCAGCGACCAGGAGACGGTCCGGGTGTACGGCATTCCCGAGGAGTTCCACGAGAGCAACATCGAGGCGCCGCCGCTCGACGAGTACGGGAACCCTGTCCCCGGCACCGAGCGCGTGCCCACCCGCGCCGACTGCGTGGAGCACGACCAGACCCGGGAGGTCACCCACACCGAGCGCATCTGGTGGCTCCTGCCGCTCAACCCGTTCGTGGTGGTCGCGGATGCGGCCCCGTCGGACCCGCCGCGCAACCAGGACATGGGCATGGGCTTCACGCCGATGCGGTGGATCAGCGAGGGCTCCCGCGCGGCCCGCGTCGGCGAGACCGGCGCGGTGCGCCAGGAGTGCTGGGTCGACATGGACGCCGGTGAACCGATCGACCCCACGGAGGCGGCGGCGAAGGGTGCGGCGGTGTGGCCCTTCGGCCTGCTCTTCCTGTTGCTGGCCGGCGGAGGTGCCACCACGGTGGCGGAGCGGCGGCTGCGCACCCCGATCCGGCGCCTGCCCAACGGCACCCGGATCGCCTGA
- a CDS encoding DUF5063 domain-containing protein — protein sequence MPEQHITDELSLLADESAHEAQAFLDTMTEVASGAAPDAALPMTLLALSQVLLMGARLGAIQDVVPAERFEPDPGPDADVDPLRQGVANLFEGLDEYGHVVDPLLDVHVVRGSLSGDLAEIASALSHGLRHHAEGRTTEALWWWQFSYVQSWGDSGARALRVLLSLLGHVRLDADEETVADAEFNALHP from the coding sequence ATGCCTGAGCAGCACATCACCGACGAGCTGTCACTGCTGGCCGACGAGTCCGCCCACGAGGCGCAGGCCTTCCTGGACACGATGACCGAGGTGGCCTCTGGCGCGGCCCCCGACGCCGCCCTCCCCATGACGCTGCTCGCGCTCTCGCAGGTCCTGCTCATGGGGGCCCGGCTCGGCGCCATCCAGGACGTCGTGCCGGCCGAGCGCTTCGAGCCGGACCCCGGCCCCGACGCGGACGTCGACCCGCTGCGCCAGGGCGTGGCCAACCTCTTCGAGGGCCTCGACGAGTACGGCCACGTGGTCGACCCGCTGCTCGACGTCCACGTCGTGCGCGGGTCGCTGTCGGGTGACCTCGCGGAGATCGCCTCCGCGCTCTCCCACGGCCTTCGCCACCACGCCGAGGGCCGCACCACGGAGGCGCTGTGGTGGTGGCAGTTCAGCTACGTGCAGTCCTGGGGCGACTCCGGCGCGCGGGCCCTGCGCGTGCTGCTGTCGCTTCTGGGCCACGTGCGCCTCGACGCCGACGAGGAGACCGTCGCCGACGCGGAGTTCAACGCGCTGCACCCCTGA
- the recR gene encoding recombination mediator RecR, whose product MYEGVVQDLIDELGRLPGVGPKSAQRIAFHLLQADPADVRRLVSALVEVKEKVRFCETCGNVAEAEQCRICADSRRDGSAICVVEEPKDVVAIERTREFRGRYHVLGGAISPIEGVGPDDLRIKELMTRLASGEVTEIIIATDPNLEGEATASYLARFLRPMGLKVTRLASGLPVGGDLEYADEVTLGRAFEGRRLLDA is encoded by the coding sequence GTGTACGAAGGCGTGGTCCAGGACCTCATCGACGAGCTCGGCCGGCTGCCCGGTGTCGGGCCCAAGAGCGCGCAGCGGATCGCGTTCCACCTGCTGCAGGCCGACCCCGCCGACGTGCGCCGCCTCGTCTCCGCGCTGGTCGAGGTCAAGGAGAAGGTCCGTTTCTGCGAGACCTGCGGCAACGTCGCGGAGGCCGAGCAGTGCCGCATCTGTGCCGACTCGCGCCGTGACGGCTCCGCGATCTGCGTGGTGGAGGAGCCCAAGGATGTCGTCGCCATCGAACGCACCCGCGAGTTCCGCGGCCGCTACCACGTGCTCGGCGGAGCGATCAGCCCCATCGAGGGTGTCGGCCCCGACGACCTGAGGATCAAGGAGCTCATGACGCGGCTTGCCTCGGGCGAGGTCACCGAGATCATCATCGCCACCGACCCCAACCTCGAGGGGGAGGCCACGGCCAGCTACCTGGCGCGCTTCCTTCGCCCCATGGGGTTGAAGGTCACCCGGCTCGCCTCGGGCCTGCCGGTGGGCGGCGACCTGGAGTATGCCGACGAGGTCACCCTGGGGCGGGCCTTCGAGGGAAGGAGGCTGCTCGATGCCTGA
- a CDS encoding DNA polymerase III subunit gamma and tau, whose protein sequence is MSTALYRRYRPETFADVIGQEHVTEPLMQALRTGRVNHAYLFSGPRGCGKTTSARILARCLNCEQGPTPEPCGTCDSCVALARGGSGTVDVIEIDAASHGGVDDARDLRERASYGPAQSRYKIYIIDEAHMVTPQGFNALLKIVEEPPEHVKFVFATTEPEKVIGTIRSRTHHYPFRLVPPQRLQDYMEQLCASEGVKVAPGVLSFVVRAGGGSVRDSLSVLDQLIAGSGDDGLTYESAAALLGFTDAELLDAIIDAFAAGDGAGVFTQIDRVIETGLDPRRFVEDLLERLRDLIVVAAVPDGAASVLRGLPEDQVERMRQQAAAFGQGTLSRAADIVNAGLTEMTGATAPRLQLELICARVLLPAASGESGYAARLDRIERRLEVGGVPTAAVPSGAAARSHAVPVQAPVTTERPQAPASADRSQAPAADVPHPPPAADAPHPPPAEQPVVPAAPGGARGAASGVAAARAAVAAARAGAQSPDDQPSSPEGPAASARVVADDSRTPAAAAAGPPAAEPTGATGGIDTAAIRRAWPDVLTWLSRNKRVTWTLVSDHAHVQSYDGKRLELGIAPTALLVRFRQGPHTELIRQALIDVLGVDARVECVLVPEGQTPAAGGGAAGPSNPHESATPSPVPATAAGARAAGDPGLAAAARHIPESSDGWASAASAPGSAPSWASEPVSAAPAFSDAEPAQQISHLKRAMAAVEAEGPAATPEARVADDSAASDDDEDIEGLGEVGPPVIERILGGRVIEEG, encoded by the coding sequence GTGAGCACCGCCCTGTACCGCCGCTACCGCCCCGAGACCTTCGCCGACGTCATCGGGCAGGAGCACGTGACGGAGCCGCTCATGCAGGCGCTGCGCACGGGCCGGGTCAACCACGCCTACCTCTTCTCCGGCCCGCGCGGCTGTGGCAAGACGACCAGCGCGCGCATCCTGGCCCGCTGCCTCAACTGCGAGCAGGGGCCCACCCCTGAGCCGTGCGGCACCTGCGACTCGTGTGTGGCGCTGGCCCGCGGTGGCTCGGGCACGGTCGACGTCATCGAGATCGACGCGGCCAGCCACGGTGGTGTCGACGACGCCCGCGACCTGCGCGAGCGCGCGTCCTACGGACCGGCCCAGAGCCGCTACAAGATCTACATCATCGACGAGGCGCACATGGTGACGCCGCAGGGCTTCAACGCCCTGCTCAAGATCGTCGAGGAGCCGCCGGAGCACGTGAAGTTCGTCTTCGCGACGACCGAGCCCGAGAAGGTCATCGGCACGATCCGCTCCCGCACCCACCACTACCCGTTCCGCCTCGTGCCGCCGCAGCGGCTGCAGGACTACATGGAGCAGCTCTGCGCGTCCGAGGGTGTGAAGGTCGCCCCCGGCGTGCTGTCGTTCGTCGTCCGCGCCGGCGGCGGCTCGGTGCGTGACTCGCTCTCGGTGCTCGACCAGCTCATCGCCGGCTCCGGCGACGACGGGCTCACCTACGAGAGCGCCGCCGCCCTGCTCGGCTTCACCGACGCCGAGCTGCTCGACGCCATCATCGACGCCTTCGCCGCCGGTGACGGAGCGGGCGTCTTCACCCAGATCGACCGTGTCATCGAGACCGGCCTCGACCCGCGGCGCTTCGTCGAAGACCTCCTCGAGCGGCTGCGCGACCTGATCGTCGTCGCCGCCGTGCCCGACGGCGCCGCCTCCGTGCTGCGCGGGCTGCCCGAGGACCAGGTCGAGCGGATGCGCCAGCAGGCCGCGGCGTTCGGCCAGGGCACGCTGTCGCGCGCCGCCGACATCGTCAACGCAGGCCTCACCGAGATGACCGGTGCCACCGCGCCGCGCCTCCAGCTCGAGCTGATCTGTGCCCGCGTGCTGCTCCCGGCCGCCTCCGGCGAGAGCGGGTATGCCGCGCGGCTCGACCGCATCGAGCGTCGCCTCGAGGTGGGGGGCGTGCCGACCGCCGCTGTCCCGTCCGGCGCGGCCGCGCGCTCGCACGCCGTGCCGGTGCAGGCGCCCGTAACGACCGAACGTCCCCAGGCGCCCGCGTCGGCCGATCGTTCCCAGGCGCCCGCAGCGGATGTGCCTCACCCGCCGCCCGCAGCTGATGCGCCTCACCCGCCGCCCGCCGAGCAGCCGGTGGTGCCCGCCGCCCCCGGAGGTGCTCGCGGCGCCGCATCCGGTGTGGCGGCCGCCCGGGCCGCCGTGGCCGCGGCACGGGCCGGTGCACAGTCCCCGGACGACCAGCCGTCCTCGCCGGAGGGGCCGGCCGCGTCCGCGCGCGTCGTCGCTGACGACTCGCGCACGCCCGCTGCAGCGGCAGCCGGCCCGCCCGCCGCGGAGCCCACGGGTGCGACCGGGGGCATCGACACCGCGGCGATCCGCCGCGCGTGGCCGGATGTGCTCACCTGGCTGTCCCGCAACAAGCGCGTCACCTGGACCCTGGTCTCCGACCATGCCCACGTCCAGAGCTACGACGGCAAGCGGCTCGAGCTCGGCATCGCGCCGACCGCCCTGCTCGTGCGCTTCCGCCAGGGCCCGCACACCGAGCTGATCCGCCAGGCGCTCATCGACGTCCTGGGCGTCGACGCGCGGGTCGAGTGCGTGCTCGTCCCGGAGGGGCAGACGCCCGCAGCTGGCGGGGGAGCCGCAGGGCCGTCCAACCCGCACGAGTCGGCGACCCCGTCGCCGGTCCCCGCCACCGCTGCCGGTGCGCGGGCGGCAGGTGATCCGGGGCTGGCCGCCGCTGCCAGGCACATCCCGGAGTCGAGCGACGGCTGGGCGAGCGCGGCCTCCGCCCCGGGCAGCGCCCCCTCCTGGGCCAGCGAGCCGGTGAGCGCCGCGCCCGCCTTCTCCGACGCCGAACCCGCGCAGCAGATCTCGCACCTCAAGCGGGCCATGGCCGCCGTCGAGGCCGAGGGCCCAGCGGCCACGCCCGAGGCCCGGGTCGCCGACGACAGCGCGGCCAGCGACGACGACGAGGACATCGAGGGCCTGGGCGAGGTCGGACCGCCGGTCATCGAGCGCATCCTCGGCGGTCGCGTCATCGAGGAGGGCTGA
- a CDS encoding BadF/BadG/BcrA/BcrD ATPase family protein, translating into MRVVVGVDVGGSGLRVQCRYADGPGPVLAGTGARVGTAGIDVAALAADARALLDGAGATGPDVVVWGMRGLLFLSDRGEVLAQVHAVLGARRTVVTSDAVTSLAGALGGLRPGAVVAAGTGAVAFGTDFGDHWNRVDGWGHVLGDRGSAAWLGLEGLSAALRARDGVPGGSAALLAAGEERFGPVDGWPRRVMTTADAPHALASFAPSVTALAATDPVAADLCARAGRVLADSLLAAAAGLTAPVLTGTGGLLGAEPVAAALGERLAEAGQVLQPALGGALDGALTIAEHVATTGTAPEHPAYLLSS; encoded by the coding sequence GTGAGGGTGGTCGTGGGTGTCGACGTGGGCGGCTCCGGCCTGCGCGTGCAGTGCCGGTATGCCGACGGGCCGGGTCCGGTGCTCGCCGGCACCGGCGCGCGGGTGGGCACTGCCGGGATCGATGTCGCCGCCCTCGCGGCCGACGCCCGAGCCCTGCTCGACGGCGCCGGTGCGACCGGGCCGGACGTGGTCGTCTGGGGCATGCGGGGCCTGCTCTTCCTCTCCGACCGCGGCGAGGTGCTGGCCCAGGTGCACGCGGTGCTCGGCGCCCGCCGGACGGTGGTGACGAGCGACGCCGTCACGAGCCTGGCAGGGGCCCTCGGGGGCCTGCGCCCCGGCGCCGTGGTCGCGGCCGGCACCGGCGCCGTCGCCTTCGGCACCGACTTCGGCGACCACTGGAACCGGGTCGACGGCTGGGGCCACGTGCTGGGGGACCGCGGTTCGGCGGCCTGGCTCGGGCTCGAGGGCCTCAGCGCCGCCCTTCGGGCGAGAGACGGTGTGCCGGGTGGCTCGGCCGCACTGCTGGCGGCGGGGGAGGAGCGCTTCGGGCCGGTCGACGGCTGGCCGAGGCGGGTCATGACCACCGCCGACGCGCCCCACGCGCTGGCGTCCTTCGCACCGAGCGTGACCGCGCTCGCGGCCACAGACCCGGTGGCCGCCGACCTGTGCGCCCGGGCCGGCAGGGTGTTGGCCGACTCGCTGCTCGCCGCCGCCGCGGGCCTCACGGCCCCGGTGCTGACGGGCACCGGCGGCCTGCTCGGTGCCGAGCCGGTCGCTGCGGCACTGGGGGAGCGGCTGGCCGAGGCGGGGCAGGTGCTCCAGCCGGCGCTCGGCGGCGCGCTCGACGGGGCGCTGACCATCGCCGAGCACGTGGCGACGACGGGCACGGCGCCGGAGCACCCGGCATACCTGCTGTCGTCCTGA
- a CDS encoding carbohydrate ABC transporter permease has protein sequence MSVLPGLRTRWATAGERTRTRTAQRPVGGVTASLLLWGYAAVALVPLLVMVSSSFRTNADLITDPLGAPWPLSVASYREAWTVGSFATYFANSLMVTCGAVALSTAVATMAAYALARGRSRIFRALEALFLSGLMLPIHLAILPIFYLFDGAGLIDSRLGLVLMYGASGVPFSIFVLTTFFRQLPVELEEAAQLDGASTWQTFVRIMVPLVRPAVATVAVFRFVPIWNDFLFPLVLLRNEAKYTLPVGLTTFFGENATNYSAVFAGLVITTVPLILLFLLATKQIVAGLTAGMTK, from the coding sequence ATGAGCGTCCTTCCCGGCCTGCGCACCCGCTGGGCGACCGCGGGCGAGCGCACGCGCACCCGCACGGCGCAGCGTCCCGTCGGCGGCGTCACCGCGAGCCTGCTGCTCTGGGGCTACGCGGCCGTCGCCCTCGTGCCGCTCCTGGTGATGGTCAGCAGCTCGTTCCGGACCAACGCCGACCTCATCACCGACCCGCTCGGTGCCCCGTGGCCGCTGTCGGTGGCCAGCTACCGCGAGGCATGGACGGTCGGCAGCTTCGCCACCTACTTCGCCAACTCCCTCATGGTGACCTGTGGCGCGGTGGCGCTGTCGACCGCGGTGGCGACCATGGCGGCCTACGCGCTCGCCCGGGGGAGGTCGCGGATCTTCCGGGCCCTGGAGGCGCTGTTCCTCTCCGGCCTGATGCTCCCGATCCACCTTGCGATCCTGCCGATCTTCTACCTCTTCGACGGCGCAGGGCTGATCGACTCCCGGCTCGGCCTGGTGCTCATGTACGGCGCCTCCGGCGTGCCGTTCTCGATCTTCGTCCTCACGACGTTCTTCCGGCAGCTGCCGGTGGAGCTCGAGGAGGCCGCCCAGCTCGACGGGGCCAGCACGTGGCAGACCTTCGTGCGCATCATGGTGCCGCTCGTGCGCCCGGCCGTGGCCACGGTCGCGGTCTTCCGCTTCGTGCCCATCTGGAACGACTTCCTCTTCCCGCTGGTCCTGCTGCGCAACGAGGCGAAGTACACCCTCCCCGTCGGCCTGACGACCTTCTTCGGCGAGAACGCCACCAACTACTCGGCGGTGTTCGCCGGGCTGGTCATCACGACGGTGCCGCTGATCCTGCTCTTCCTCCTCGCCACCAAGCAGATCGTGGCCGGCCTGACGGCCGGGATGACGAAGTAG
- a CDS encoding sugar ABC transporter permease yields MRRRSGLLFVAPALLLFGVFVLYPMVTAFSYAFFHWQGTTRGGFAGLEHFTTLFTRAPFKTDMPQALLHNVLFFLGTMAFQNTIGLAVALMLHRRPRTRRMLQTLYAMPYLVSPIVIGYLWTLLLSPTFGPVNQLLTAVGLEEWALPWLGDPDTALWVVILVSVWQWIGFPVLLYGAALGGVPEELNEAARVDGASHRQAFFRITLPLLVPAIGTVSVLTFIFAMEAFALPYAFGGSTGNPAGATDFISLLFYRTAFDSGAANAVGTSSALATLLFVIIFGGAIAATAVLRRHERRITG; encoded by the coding sequence ATGCGTCGCCGCTCAGGCCTGCTCTTCGTCGCCCCCGCGCTCCTCCTCTTCGGGGTGTTCGTGCTCTACCCGATGGTGACGGCGTTCTCCTACGCCTTCTTCCACTGGCAGGGCACGACGCGCGGGGGCTTCGCGGGCCTGGAGCACTTCACCACCCTGTTCACGCGGGCGCCGTTCAAGACGGACATGCCCCAGGCGCTGCTGCACAACGTGCTGTTCTTCCTGGGCACGATGGCCTTCCAGAACACGATCGGGCTCGCGGTGGCGCTGATGCTGCACCGCCGTCCGCGGACCCGCCGCATGCTCCAGACGCTGTACGCCATGCCGTACCTCGTCAGCCCGATCGTCATCGGCTACCTGTGGACGCTGCTGCTGTCGCCGACCTTCGGCCCGGTGAACCAGCTGCTGACCGCGGTGGGGCTCGAGGAGTGGGCCCTCCCGTGGCTCGGCGACCCGGACACCGCCTTGTGGGTCGTGATCCTCGTGAGCGTGTGGCAGTGGATCGGCTTCCCCGTGCTGCTCTACGGTGCGGCGCTCGGCGGTGTCCCGGAGGAGCTGAACGAGGCGGCCCGCGTGGACGGGGCGTCGCACCGGCAGGCCTTCTTCAGGATCACCCTGCCCCTGCTCGTCCCGGCCATCGGCACGGTCAGCGTGCTGACCTTCATCTTCGCGATGGAGGCGTTCGCGCTGCCCTACGCCTTCGGCGGCTCCACCGGCAACCCCGCCGGCGCGACGGACTTCATCTCCCTGCTGTTCTACCGGACGGCGTTCGACTCCGGCGCCGCCAACGCCGTCGGCACCTCCTCGGCGCTGGCCACCCTGCTCTTCGTCATCATCTTCGGCGGCGCGATCGCGGCGACGGCGGTGCTGCGGCGCCACGAGCGGAGGATCACCGGATGA
- a CDS encoding extracellular solute-binding protein, with protein MTRRSPWKYVALAALSSGVALTACAPSSGGDSGGGDGGATTLTVWSWRVEDEAAYNKIFDVYEKAHEGVTINFKPFKATEYNKILATGLAGSDGPDVPQVRSYGQVQATIASGSLVPLDGKVDLSGWDENVLASAKGKEDGKLYSMPLARQATVMFYNKGLFEKNGLKAPTTWDEFMAANAKLKGAGITPIAVGAKDDWTLPIVHEVVGGATFGGAEFQKAVQSGAKDFTDPHWVASVKLLKDLEPFMPKSVAGVAVTDAQTLFTAEKAAMFPGGSFDLAVLQKANPQMQIGVFEVPPAPGAASGAQPTTAGWADGNFAVSKKSKHQEEALELVKWMSTKEFGQLVADEVKQISAVPGVQNKDEVLQQIGANYDKNGSPYVLLTDFRYGTPSGTDLLGKGIQEMLLGKKDAATVSKDLDTGVKTWFKPGA; from the coding sequence ATGACCCGCCGATCCCCGTGGAAGTACGTTGCGCTGGCAGCCCTCAGCAGCGGCGTCGCCCTCACCGCCTGTGCGCCGTCCAGCGGCGGGGACTCCGGTGGCGGTGACGGCGGCGCCACCACGCTGACGGTGTGGTCGTGGCGGGTCGAGGACGAGGCCGCCTACAACAAGATCTTCGATGTGTACGAGAAGGCCCACGAGGGCGTCACCATCAACTTCAAGCCGTTCAAGGCCACGGAGTACAACAAGATCCTGGCCACCGGCCTCGCCGGCTCCGACGGCCCCGACGTGCCGCAGGTCCGCTCCTACGGCCAGGTCCAGGCGACCATCGCCTCGGGCTCCCTGGTGCCGCTCGACGGCAAGGTCGACCTGTCCGGCTGGGACGAGAACGTGCTGGCCAGCGCCAAGGGCAAGGAGGACGGGAAGCTCTACTCCATGCCGCTGGCCCGCCAGGCGACCGTGATGTTCTACAACAAGGGCCTGTTCGAGAAGAACGGCCTGAAGGCTCCCACCACCTGGGACGAGTTCATGGCCGCCAACGCCAAGCTCAAGGGCGCGGGCATCACGCCCATCGCCGTCGGTGCCAAGGACGACTGGACCCTGCCGATCGTGCACGAGGTGGTCGGCGGTGCGACGTTCGGCGGCGCCGAGTTCCAGAAGGCGGTGCAGTCCGGTGCCAAGGACTTCACCGACCCGCACTGGGTCGCCTCGGTCAAGCTGCTCAAGGACCTCGAGCCGTTCATGCCCAAGAGCGTCGCCGGTGTCGCCGTCACCGACGCCCAGACGCTGTTCACCGCGGAGAAGGCCGCCATGTTCCCCGGTGGCTCCTTCGACCTCGCGGTGCTGCAGAAGGCCAACCCGCAGATGCAGATCGGCGTCTTCGAGGTGCCGCCGGCCCCGGGTGCCGCCAGCGGCGCCCAGCCGACCACGGCCGGCTGGGCCGACGGCAACTTCGCGGTCTCCAAGAAGTCCAAGCACCAGGAGGAGGCCCTCGAGCTGGTCAAGTGGATGTCGACCAAGGAGTTCGGCCAGCTGGTGGCCGACGAGGTCAAGCAGATCTCGGCGGTCCCCGGTGTGCAGAACAAGGACGAGGTCCTCCAGCAGATCGGCGCCAACTACGACAAGAACGGCTCCCCGTACGTGCTGCTGACCGACTTCCGCTACGGCACTCCGTCCGGCACCGACCTGCTCGGCAAGGGCATCCAGGAGATGCTGCTCGGCAAGAAGGACGCCGCCACGGTCAGCAAGGACCTCGACACCGGCGTCAAGACCTGGTTCAAGCCCGGCGCCTGA
- a CDS encoding N-acetylmuramic acid 6-phosphate etherase: protein MTHDVRVSAPTEDRHPGTTGIDTLSTLEVLQVLNSEDAKVAPAVAEILPALAALVDVTVDSLRAGGAVHYFGAGTSGRLAVLDAAELLPTFNAPPGLFTAHHAGGPEALLRAVENVEDDVDLGRSEAAALRPGDIAIGLTASGRTPFVGGALEAARERGAVTVLVTANPHAELAPRADHLLAVNTGPEAVTGSTRLKAGTAQKLVLNTFSTAVMIRLGRTWSNLMVDVVATNAKLRGRVLRILQEASGAGEDESRTALEQAGGELKPALLSMLAGVGAVEARAAIDSHGGSVATALKALQDQSGPSAAIPDSTTHATPNAVPARVPTGEPA from the coding sequence GTGACACACGACGTCAGGGTGAGTGCGCCCACCGAGGACCGGCACCCCGGCACGACCGGCATCGACACCCTGTCGACGCTCGAGGTGCTGCAGGTCCTCAACAGCGAGGACGCCAAGGTGGCCCCGGCGGTGGCCGAGATCCTCCCGGCGCTCGCGGCCCTCGTCGACGTCACCGTCGACTCGCTGCGCGCCGGCGGCGCGGTGCACTACTTCGGCGCCGGCACCTCGGGCCGCCTCGCCGTGCTCGACGCCGCCGAGCTGCTGCCGACCTTCAACGCCCCTCCCGGCCTGTTCACCGCACACCACGCCGGCGGTCCCGAGGCGCTGCTGCGCGCGGTGGAGAACGTCGAGGACGACGTCGACCTCGGCCGGTCGGAGGCGGCGGCCCTGCGGCCCGGTGACATCGCCATCGGCCTCACCGCCTCGGGGCGCACGCCCTTCGTCGGTGGCGCCCTGGAGGCGGCCCGCGAGCGCGGCGCGGTCACGGTCCTGGTGACGGCGAACCCCCACGCCGAGCTGGCCCCCCGCGCGGACCACCTGCTGGCGGTCAACACCGGGCCCGAGGCGGTCACCGGCTCCACCCGGCTCAAGGCGGGCACGGCACAGAAGCTCGTTCTCAACACCTTCTCGACCGCCGTGATGATCCGTCTCGGCCGCACCTGGTCCAACCTGATGGTCGACGTCGTCGCGACCAATGCCAAGCTGCGCGGCCGGGTGCTGCGCATCCTGCAGGAGGCCAGCGGCGCGGGCGAGGACGAGTCGCGCACCGCACTCGAGCAGGCAGGCGGGGAGCTCAAGCCCGCGCTGCTCTCGATGCTCGCCGGCGTTGGCGCCGTGGAGGCGCGGGCCGCGATCGATAGCCACGGAGGGTCGGTCGCCACGGCGCTCAAGGCCCTCCAGGACCAGTCCGGCCCATCGGCCGCGATCCCCGACAGCACCACCCACGCAACCCCGAATGCCGTCCCGGCACGTGTCCCGACAGGAGAACCCGCATGA